The genome window ATGAATTTGTCAAAAGATAAAACCCTGGATCTGGTTTCTCGCTGTGGAGACGGAGAAGAAGAAGCTCTTAAACAATTCTTCGAAATCTATTCGGAAGACATCTACAATTTCCCGATGAAGATCTTTCATCTGAGCGAAGACGACGCGGGTGATTTTTTTATCTATGCGTTCGAAAGGCTGAAAACCGGTTCCCGTTTCGGCAGCTTTAAGGGAAAATCCAGTTTCAGAACGTGGTTTTATTCGGTCCTCAGAAACATGCTGATCGATTGGCAAAGAACCAAACGCGAACTCAAGGTCACCAATTTAGGGAAGATCAGCAAAGAAGGGAAAGAATACGCCACCATCGAGGACGAACCCGACAACCGACCTGAAATGCAGGAAGAAGCGACCGAACTTTCCGATCGATTCAACCAAGCCTTGCAGGAAATCGGAGTCGATAAACGGGTTATTTTCAAACTCTCTTATATTTATTATCTCAACTTAAACGAAGACGAAGTTCAATATCTTTTGGAAAAAACGGGATTATCCACGGATGCGCTGAAAGAAAAAATTCTTCAGTTGCGGTCGGAACTTTCCAATCGGGAAGAAGAGAATATAAGAATGGAAGACAAAATTACGTCTCTTTATTTGAACATTCTCGACTTAAAAGAAAAACAACAGAACACCGCGAAAATCGCACCGATTCTCCCGATGGAAGTGGATAAAACGTCTCATGCTTTAAAGAAAAAATACGAACAACGCAAGAAGCTCTTGGAAAAGAAGAAGAAAGGTCATTTTCTCGCACGAACCCCTTACCGCGAAGTCGCAGACCTGATCGGGATTTCGGAAGGAAACGTAAGTGTGACGCTTCTACGTTTAATTGAAAAAATTCAGAAAAAGCTAGATTTTAGTGATTTGGATTTTTAAAAAATTCCGTCTTTTTATGCTATTGGAGAACCAAAATGGATTCGGGATCTGAATTGAACCAAAAAAACGAGCTTCTGCTCTCATTATTGAATGGAGAAGAAGCGAATGCAGATAAAGATACAAATCTGCAGAACCAGCTCATCCAACTGGAAGAGTCGATCCAAGCCGGTATTAGCGCGGCGACCTTGTCGTATTTAAAAGAAGCTTCTCAAAACGGAAAATTTTCCGAACTTCAAGAAGCCATCGATCTGCAAAAGGCCGATCTATCAGGCTATCTTTCGAAAGAAGTGCCCGAGTATTTAAAACGTTATGTCACTCTTGAACTTGCGAGAAAGGCTCCTACCAAGGAATCCATTGTCGTAAAACTGGGGAAGTCCGGCGCCCGTATCTTTGAAAGTCTTGTAGAATCTCTTCAAATTAACACAAGAGTCGACTACGCGCCTTCCATGCGTTCGGCTTTGACAAAAGATCCGTCCGAGTTTGTCGTTTTTGAGGAAAAGGTTCTCGATAACTCTAAATTTACGTATCAACTCGTTCAGGAAACTCCCGAAACTGCATTCTTAAGCGTTAAGATCGAATCTCCGGACGCGGATTCTTTTCAAAGAGTCAATCTGTACAAGGATACGCGATTCATTCTTTCCAACCAGTTTAACAACGAAGGAATCGCGAATTTCTCCGGGTTGAGAGAGGGAAAATACACAGTCGAGTTTCAAGGAAAAGAGAACTCCAAGTCTTTGGATCTTTTCATTCTTTTAGAAGCCTAAACCGGAAAAATCCTAGGAAATAAATTTCGATTGCTGCGTGAATTCCAAAACGCAGTAAGGGATTTTCGTTTTTATTTTTCCTTATAAAAAGAATTCTGGAAAAAACAATCCAGTGTTATAATCTGATCCTGGATTTTGAACCATGCTGAACCTGATTATCGATAGAGTCGGAACCGTAAACGTATTCAATATCCTAGATACGTCCGGAAGCGGATCGGAATCCCATCTACAGTCGACAATCGACGAAGACCTCATTCTAGAGTATATTAAAGAAATCGAAAATTTGGTTCGTGTTTCCAATGCGGTCAATTCCAAAGGAATGAGCCACAAAACCCTTGAGACAGAAATTCTTCACGAGCTGAAAATCCTCGGTGAAACGTTTTACGATCAATTTTTTCCCGCTCCGATTCAGGAGAAACTCAGACTTACCACGGAGAAATATCTCCATTTAAACATGGATCCGAAACTCGGAGTGATTCCGTGGGAACTACTACACGACGGAACGTGCTTTTTGTCGGATAAATTTTTTATCGGAAAAACCGTCCGTGGAGAATCCAGTCAAAGTACCTTTAAAGAAAAAGAAAAATTGAGAATGCTCATCATCGCCGATCCGACGGAGGATTTGGAATGGGCCCAAAAAGAAGGGGAACAGCTTTTCAAAGTATTGAGCGAGAAAGTTTCTCCGTCCCGCTTGGAAATCGAGTTCATCGGAGGAAAGCAAGTAACAAAGCTGAAACTTCTTTCCTTGATTAAGGGAAAGAATATCATTCACTACTCCGGACATCTTTACTTTTCCGACGATCCTCTGGAAAACGGATGGCTGATTTCGGAAGGCAAAATTCTCAAAGCGAGAGAAATCAAAAACTCAGGCTTTAACACCGATTTGGTGTTTTCCAATTCATGTCAGTCCAACTCGAACGCGTCCAGAACTCTTAACTCGGATTTGATGAACAATTTCGCCGGAGCGTTCTTGATGTCCGGGATCAAAAGTTTCATCGGAACCAACTGGGAAATCATCGACAATCAGAACACGATCGATTTCACGATTCAGTTTTATACGTATCTATTCAGCGATCGAAGCATCGGGGAATCTCTCTTCTTGGCAAAAGAATACGCCAGAAGAATTTTCGATACGAACGACTTGACTTGGACAAATTATTCCCTGCACGGAATTCCAAATCAACAAGTGATGATGGACCCGACCAAAGGAAAACCGATTCAAAAGATCATCAACCCGTCTCTGATCAACAAATTCTATCCTTCGAACATCGCCTCTTCCTATTCGAACTTTATCCAAAAACAAAAGGAAGAAAGGGAAACATCGTTCGAACTGATTCAGTCCCTGATTTTTTCATTCGAAGAATTTTCCAAGATCGTGGGCGGAATCATTTTCAGCGATCACCAACATCATTCTTTGGGAAAATACATTCCGAACAATCCGGACGACGCGGTGGAAGTCAAAAAGTGGTGGGAGCTTATCTACCAGTGTCTCGCCGACTTTCGAAAATTGGAGATCAGCCCGTTGATCAGCAATATTCAGGAAGTGTTGCAGGTGAACAAGGATACGATTCAAAAAATGATTCAATGGATCGACCTTTACAGAAGAGGACAGATTCTCCGCGATTCGGCTGACGGTTATCTGATCTCCTTTCAGTATTATTACGAAAATCTTTTGATGGAATTGGAAGAATTGGAAAAAACGAGTATCTTTCTCGTTTCCACCAATTCGAATAATCATCTCTTTTTTCGGGGCATCAAACCGGAAACTTCTCTCGTTGTAGCGCCCGTCGTCAAACAGGATTACATCGGAGAACAGATCGAAAAATTCCGCGGCAAAGTGATCGTGTTCAACGAAAACCGAATGACGATTGTACCGATGCTCTGCAGCGTAATCGAAAATCCCGAAACGAAGGATTTAGAACTTAGTTTTCCGGGCTTTAAATCGGAAAAAAACTCCATTCAAAATCTTTAATATTTTGTGAGTCTTTGCCAACCCGATCGGGGTAACTTTTCATGCGGTTCCTGTTGCGGAATTTTCAACCTGGATTTAAGTCCGGACGAAATTCGAACGTTGATTCTCGAAAGAACCGAAGAATTCAAAGCCGCGGTCGACTTCAAAAAACCGTGGACCATGGCCGATTACAGAAAGGTCCGGGAAAAAAAAGAAGAATCGATCCGAAGAAAGGACGAACTCACGTATAACTGCCCGTTCCTCGGTGCATTCGGAAAAAAAATCGGATGTATGATTCATCCGGTTTTCAGCGGAGATCCTCTGAGTCAAAATTATTCCTTTTACGGCTCTTCCATCTGTCAAGGTTACGAGTGCCGAAACATGGAACGCAAAAGTTCCAAACTCTGGGAATCCTTTTTAAGCGAAATGGAGTTGGATTCGTTCACTTACTCGGCGATCGCATCCGATTACAAAACCTTGGATCTAATCGAAGAAACCTTTTTTCAAAAAGGAATTTCAACGGAAGAATTATTTCAAACCAAACGCGATCTATTAAAACGATTGATCGAAAGAAAAATAGAATGCAATGTCGCGATGATGAATACTTCTTTCGAAATTCCTATGGAAGAGGAAAAAGAGTCCGCTATTTACAGACTGATCCAAAGGCTCGATCTGAATTCGGCCCCTGACCTGTTAAAAGCGATCGAAAGTTGATCGCAGCTTTCAAGATTTTGAAGAATTCCGACCCAAAGACTCGAAAATTTTCGATTTCAAATCTATCATTCTAACGATTTAAATTTCGCGCAAGAAGGCAGATTTTAAAATCTTTCAAAATTGAATTTTCTTTATCAAAGGTGTTGTTTGACGTTACGCGGAGAAAAGAGGAGGAACAAAATCCTTCCTGCATTGAAAACACAGGAAGGAAAACGATTATTGTTTAGTGGTAGAGTCTGCTTTAGCTTTTGAAGATCCGTTCAAAGTCGCTTTTGCAGATGAAACGCCTTGGCCAACTTTAGATTTTACTTCCTCTACCTTCGAGTTGACTTGACCTGCAACACCTTCCACCGAGTGAAGAGCGTCTTCGATATACTTTCTAAGGTTGTTGGCAACCTCGGATTGATCTTGAGCTCCTTTGGATGCAAGTTCCTTAAATTCTTTTTCAACTTTCAGGAGAATGCTGTCAGCTTGCTCGCGGAGAGATTTCGCAGCTCCAATCGCAAAGTTAAGCGCTTCCTTGATTTCTTTTTCCATAATTTTTTCCTCTGTCTTCTACACTGAGAATAAACCAATTTTATGCGGCGCACAATAAATTGTCAAGTGAGAATTGGCGAGGGGAGAATTCTCAAATTTGTATGCTCCGAATTACGCTGATTAGGTTTGAGTTTACGAATTTCCGAAACAGAAACTGAAATTCTTTTTAGGGAAACTCGATTTCGAGAATATTGAGACATAATTCGATAATGAATACAAACGATCACAAGATATCGGCGCTTGGAAAAAACTTTTTTACTAAACTCTCGAAGGACAAAAAAAGGAGATCCAATGGATCTCCTTTTTTCAAAGTTCGATTGTAAAAATCGAGTCTTAAACTTTAGGACCGAAAGCGGTAAAGTCGAAGTCTTTAGAACCTTCCGCATATTGCTTAAAGTTCTTAATGAACATCTCCCCTAACTTCTTAGCGGTTTCGTCGTAAGCTGCTTTATCAGCCCAAGCTTCTCTTGGATCCAGGATAGCGCTATCGACACCGTCAATCGTCTTCGGATAAGAAACTTGGAAGATCGGGTGAGTTACGAACTCGGACTTCTCGATGTTTCCGTTCAAAATTTCGTCGATGATTTTACGAGTAGAAGGAAGGTTCATACGTTTTCCAACACCGTAAGATCCACCGACAAGACCGGTGTTCATCAGATACGCTCTTACGTTGTGCTTCTTCATTTTTTCACCGAGCAACTTTGCATACTTAGTCGGGTGAAGAGTCATGAACGCCGCTCCGAAACACGCAGAGAAAGTAGCGGTCGGTTCTTTAATTCCTCTTTCCGTTCCCGCAACTTTCGCGGTATAACCGGAAAGGAAGTGATACATCGCTTGTTCGATGCTCAGTTTGGAAACCGGTGGAAGAACTCCGAACGCATCATACGTTAAGAAGATAATGGTTTTCGGATGTCCACCCTTGGAAGGAACCTGAATGTTATTGATGTGGAAAATCGGATACGATACGCGAGTGTTCTCGGTTTTGGCGGCGGAAGAATAATCCACAACTTTCGTTTGAGGATCGTAGACCACGTTCTCGAGAAGAGCGTCTTTACGAATCGCTTCGTAAATGTCCGGCTCGGTTTTCGGATCTAAGTTGATCACCTTAGCGTAACAGCCGCCTTCAATATTGAAGATTCCGTTGTCGTCCCAACCGTGCTCGTCGTCTCCGATCAGTTTACGGTTCGGGTCGGTGGAAAGCGTCGTTTTACCGGTTCCGGAAAGACCGAAGAAAAGAGCGGTGTCCCCGTCTTTACCTACGTTCGCGGAACAGTGCATACTAAGAATTCCCTGTAACGGAAGTTTGTAGTTCATAACGGAGAAAATACCTTTTTTCATTTCTCCGCCATATTCGGTTCCACCGATGATACAAATTTTCTTAGCGAGGTGGAAGATTACGAACACTTCGGAATTCATTCCGTGTTGTTTGAAGTTCTCGTTTTTGATTCCGCAAGCGTTGATGATCGTGAATTCAGGATCGAGACCCGCCAATTCTTCCTTAGTAGGACGAAGGAACATGTTCGTGCAAAAGTGGTGTTGCCAAGCTTTTTCGGAAACCACGCGCAGGCTTACTCTTGTCTCAGGATTTGCTCCCGCATAACCGTCGAAAACGTAGAGTTTTTTGTGACTCAGATAGTTCACACATTTCTTATAAAGCTCGTCAAAGATCGCTTCGGATACTTTGAAATTGATGTGGCTCCACCAAATGTTTCCGTTCGAGGAAGGTTCATCTACGAAATACTTGTCTTTCGGCGATCTACCGGTGAAAATTCCGGTGTCTACCATCATCGTTCCGTTGCTGGAAAGTACGGTTTCTCCGTTTTTTTTCTCGTGCTCATAAATTTCGTCATAGGAAAGGTTATGGAAAATTTCAGAAGGTTCGATTCCGAGTTCCTTCAAGCCTTTTACCTGAGTCTGGGCCTGCATTTGATTGCTCCTTGGGAATTCTATTTCAATTATTTTACGCTAAAGCTGAAAGTCAACTGATTCAAGGGGAATGCGGCTGGCGATTTCCCTTCTCTCCCGCCCCGTTCGGATTGGCTTTCGTGAAAATCATCTTTCCGGCTGCCGTCTGGATGATCGAAGTTACTGTCACCTTGACTTCTTTTCCGACGAGATGACCGCCGTTTTCGATCACCACCATCGTTCCGTCTTCGAGATAACCGATTCCTTGATTCTCGTCCTTTCCTTCTTTGATCACCTGAATTCCAAGTTCTTCTCCGGGAAGAACCACGGGTTTCAGTGCGTTTGCAAGAGTGTTCAGGTTTAGAACCTTAACTCCCTGAAGTTCGGCAACTTTATTCAAGTTGAAATCGTTGGTTACGATTTTACCGCCGGTATCCCTCGCTAACTTGATCAACTTCGCATCGACTTCGCGGGTGTCGGAATAATCCTTATACGTGATTTTAACTTCGATCGATCCTTTACGTTGAAGTTTGTTCAACATCTCCAGACCTCTTCTTCCTCTCGCTCTTTTGATCGGATCGGAAGAATCACTAATGAGCTGGATCTCTCTCAATACGAAGTTAGGAAGAATCAGCGGGCCGTCCAAGAAGTGCGTATCTGCGATGTCCAAAATTCTTCCGTCGATCACGACCGAAGTATCCAGAATTTTGTCTCTTACTTCTTCCTTTTCAATGCCAACTCCGAAGCCGTTGCCCTGACCTCCACCGCCTCCGAAAATTCCGAGACCGGGTTCTTTTGCAAAGGAAATACCCGCAAGAACTCCGAACAGCGCGAACAAAAAGTAAAGCGCCACATTCAATTCGGTAAAGTGAACGACTTCTCCCACAAACCAAGCGATTGCAAGTCCGAGTAGAGCGCCGAGTCCGGCACAAAAAAGAACGTCTGCTTTGAGTTTTGGGAAAAGACTGGATTCTCCATAAAGAAGAATTAGGGAAACTACGAGAACGACTCCGGCAATAGAACCGGCTAAATAAAGGTCTCCGGCTTGCTTGTGGGTTACGGCAAATGTAATTCCGGATAGGAATAGAGACGTGAGTACTTTATAGAAATGAATCATAACTCAAATCCTTAATTGTATTTGAGTTTTTGCGGAATTTTACTCTTCTTCTTCGGCCTTTCTTTCACTAGGAGAGAGAGTGCTCGCTAAAACGTCGGACACGAGGTTCCCCGCTTCTTCTTGCGTAACACCTTTGCTCAATGCAACTTCCATTTTCACAAGATTATAAGCGCTTTCGTAAAGCTTTCTTTCCATTATGGAAAGTTCCTTTCCATTCGCTCTACGAAATAGGTTTCTGCAGACTTCTCCGACCTCATAAATCGATCCGGACTTGATCTTGTTGAGGTTATTTTGGTAGCGGATCTTCCAGTCTTCTTCGGTATCGACTTCGTCCTTTTTCAGGAGTGCGATGACTTTCTTGATCTCTTTTTTATCGATGATAGGGCGGATTCGAACCTGTTCTGCTTTATCAACAGGTATCATAACCTTCATCTTACTACCCTGGATTTCGAGAACGTAGCAATCCTTCTTTTTACCAAGGATGTTCTTTTTGGAGATTTCGAGAATTTCCCCAACTCCATGGATGGGATAGACTACGTAGTCGCCTACCTTGTGTTCGATTTCGGAATTTTTCTTTTTGGCAGCCAAGTAAGTATGATAACTTCCGTTAAAACTCTGCCTAAGAAAATAGCATAAATTTGGCGAAAGTCAACAAAATTATCCCAAAAGGCTACTAAAGTTTGAGAGAACGAACTTTTGCGGAATGAAATGCAGGATCATTCAGAGGTTGAACCTTTTCCATAGCCTCTTTCGCTTCTTCCTCGGAATAAAAATAACCGAGATACAGTTCGCCTTTGGAGGAGCGGAAGATTCTTCCTTTGAATTCGTTGCGGGCCATCAATAGTCTTTTACCGAGCTCGACGGCTTGCAAAGAATCCGAGGTCGGAACTACAACCAGATAATTCGTTTCTCCGGTTTGCGGAGGATACAGAAGTTTTGAATCGTGCCCGTTCCCGGAAGAATTCTCTTTTGAATTGAGTTTGGAAAGAGATTCCGGATTTTTCAGCGATTCAACGGATTCCGATTCGCTCGAGGAAGAAAACAAAGAGCGAAGACCTCCGTTCGAATTCTTTTTTTCCTGAGAAGATACGTTTCGAAACGTCTGAAGTTCGTTTTGTGCGAAGGTTTCTTCCTTTTGATCGAGCTTAAGTCCTACGACAAGCCCCGCGGTAAAAAGTGAAATCGAACCTAATAATAGAACAAATGCCGAACGAGTGGAGGAGAAAATTTGAATCGGCGATCCCGACTTTTTACTGTGTTGAACCGTTTGGATGGTTCTGTCGAAATCGGAAGTTTCTCGGACCGGAGTTCGGATCGAAGATTGTTTGAGTCTTCTGGAATAATCGATATTCTGCATTCAGGAATCCTGGATTCTATTTTTAAAATCGGATTAAATGCCCAATTTCCGTCGAAAAAATTTGATATTCGAAGAGAAGTTTCGATTTTAACCTTCGGGTTTTTTGGCGATGGCAAAAATCCAGAAAACCCAAAGAAATCCGCCCCCGATTAGGAGATAAAATCCAACGACACCGTTTCGACCAAAGAGGTCGTAGAGAAGTTTCAATTTGCCGAGATACAGACTTTCATCCTTCCCCGTCTCCCAATCGATAATCCATCGATTCCAATATTGCGCGTACGTAAATAGAACGGCCGTCGGTATTAAATATAAGAACGGATATTTCGCGGTGAATTGAACCCATTTCGGCGAACCCGGAACCGGTTTTACTTCATCATTGATCCATCGAATTTTCATAGGAGCTATTTGGATAACAGACGGAGTTCCGACCCTTGTTTGGTTTTTTAGGGAAAGTTTGTAGGCGATCGATAGGGAAATTACTTTTGTATTAGAGACTTATTTCATTCGTTATTTTAAGATATAAAAAATTACCCTTGGGAAACATTCAGCTTATCGAAATTGGAACTCTCGGGGCCTCCTTGATGAAGGGATTATGTCTCTCTTCAATTACGCTCTCCTAAAATAAAAAACCCCGGGTTTTAAAGCCCAGGGTTTCGCTGAAAATCGAATCGTCTACGACGATTG of Leptospira sanjuanensis contains these proteins:
- the pckA gene encoding phosphoenolpyruvate carboxykinase (ATP) — its product is MQAQTQVKGLKELGIEPSEIFHNLSYDEIYEHEKKNGETVLSSNGTMMVDTGIFTGRSPKDKYFVDEPSSNGNIWWSHINFKVSEAIFDELYKKCVNYLSHKKLYVFDGYAGANPETRVSLRVVSEKAWQHHFCTNMFLRPTKEELAGLDPEFTIINACGIKNENFKQHGMNSEVFVIFHLAKKICIIGGTEYGGEMKKGIFSVMNYKLPLQGILSMHCSANVGKDGDTALFFGLSGTGKTTLSTDPNRKLIGDDEHGWDDNGIFNIEGGCYAKVINLDPKTEPDIYEAIRKDALLENVVYDPQTKVVDYSSAAKTENTRVSYPIFHINNIQVPSKGGHPKTIIFLTYDAFGVLPPVSKLSIEQAMYHFLSGYTAKVAGTERGIKEPTATFSACFGAAFMTLHPTKYAKLLGEKMKKHNVRAYLMNTGLVGGSYGVGKRMNLPSTRKIIDEILNGNIEKSEFVTHPIFQVSYPKTIDGVDSAILDPREAWADKAAYDETAKKLGEMFIKNFKQYAEGSKDFDFTAFGPKV
- a CDS encoding PIN/TRAM domain-containing protein; this encodes MIHFYKVLTSLFLSGITFAVTHKQAGDLYLAGSIAGVVLVVSLILLYGESSLFPKLKADVLFCAGLGALLGLAIAWFVGEVVHFTELNVALYFLFALFGVLAGISFAKEPGLGIFGGGGGQGNGFGVGIEKEEVRDKILDTSVVIDGRILDIADTHFLDGPLILPNFVLREIQLISDSSDPIKRARGRRGLEMLNKLQRKGSIEVKITYKDYSDTREVDAKLIKLARDTGGKIVTNDFNLNKVAELQGVKVLNLNTLANALKPVVLPGEELGIQVIKEGKDENQGIGYLEDGTMVVIENGGHLVGKEVKVTVTSIIQTAAGKMIFTKANPNGAGEKGNRQPHSP
- a CDS encoding CHAT domain-containing protein — translated: MLNLIIDRVGTVNVFNILDTSGSGSESHLQSTIDEDLILEYIKEIENLVRVSNAVNSKGMSHKTLETEILHELKILGETFYDQFFPAPIQEKLRLTTEKYLHLNMDPKLGVIPWELLHDGTCFLSDKFFIGKTVRGESSQSTFKEKEKLRMLIIADPTEDLEWAQKEGEQLFKVLSEKVSPSRLEIEFIGGKQVTKLKLLSLIKGKNIIHYSGHLYFSDDPLENGWLISEGKILKAREIKNSGFNTDLVFSNSCQSNSNASRTLNSDLMNNFAGAFLMSGIKSFIGTNWEIIDNQNTIDFTIQFYTYLFSDRSIGESLFLAKEYARRIFDTNDLTWTNYSLHGIPNQQVMMDPTKGKPIQKIINPSLINKFYPSNIASSYSNFIQKQKEERETSFELIQSLIFSFEEFSKIVGGIIFSDHQHHSLGKYIPNNPDDAVEVKKWWELIYQCLADFRKLEISPLISNIQEVLQVNKDTIQKMIQWIDLYRRGQILRDSADGYLISFQYYYENLLMELEELEKTSIFLVSTNSNNHLFFRGIKPETSLVVAPVVKQDYIGEQIEKFRGKVIVFNENRMTIVPMLCSVIENPETKDLELSFPGFKSEKNSIQNL
- a CDS encoding RNA polymerase sigma factor → MNLSKDKTLDLVSRCGDGEEEALKQFFEIYSEDIYNFPMKIFHLSEDDAGDFFIYAFERLKTGSRFGSFKGKSSFRTWFYSVLRNMLIDWQRTKRELKVTNLGKISKEGKEYATIEDEPDNRPEMQEEATELSDRFNQALQEIGVDKRVIFKLSYIYYLNLNEDEVQYLLEKTGLSTDALKEKILQLRSELSNREEENIRMEDKITSLYLNILDLKEKQQNTAKIAPILPMEVDKTSHALKKKYEQRKKLLEKKKKGHFLARTPYREVADLIGISEGNVSVTLLRLIEKIQKKLDFSDLDF
- a CDS encoding phasin-related domain-containing protein, translated to MEKEIKEALNFAIGAAKSLREQADSILLKVEKEFKELASKGAQDQSEVANNLRKYIEDALHSVEGVAGQVNSKVEEVKSKVGQGVSSAKATLNGSSKAKADSTTKQ
- a CDS encoding CarD family transcriptional regulator, yielding MAAKKKNSEIEHKVGDYVVYPIHGVGEILEISKKNILGKKKDCYVLEIQGSKMKVMIPVDKAEQVRIRPIIDKKEIKKVIALLKKDEVDTEEDWKIRYQNNLNKIKSGSIYEVGEVCRNLFRRANGKELSIMERKLYESAYNLVKMEVALSKGVTQEEAGNLVSDVLASTLSPSERKAEEEE